The following proteins are co-located in the Flectobacillus major DSM 103 genome:
- a CDS encoding amidophosphoribosyltransferase, whose protein sequence is MSDAIKHECGIALIRLRKDYQYYINKYGTPLYGINKLYLMMEKQVNRGQDGAGVANIKIDVPAGHRYISRYRSVEQNAVADIFGKIYKKFRKGLKDHKDKGRDAKWIQENVAFSGEVFLGHLRYGTHGQNEIENCHPMLRQNNWRSRNLVVAGNFNMTNVEELFDKLVSLGQHPKEKVDTVTVMEKIGHFLDEENQRQFDFHKHSYENPELSDVIEDNIDLQRVLQRSCRDFDGGYAMCGVTGHGSAFVARDPSGIRPAYWYADDEVVVVASEKQAIKTSFNCNYEDIQEVQPGHALIINKRGDYAEKKFIEPLEKKSCSFERIYFSRASDPDIYAERKQLGRLVIPQVLEEVNYDLKNTVFSYIPNTAETAFLGMIEGLEDYLAKERKKAIMEGGLAEKALEELLTFRPRVEKLISKDVKLRTFITNDADRNDMVSHVYDTTYEVIKKGVDNVVLIDDSIVRGTTLERSILKLLDKLGPKKIVIVSSAPQIRYPDCYGIDMSRMKDFVAFRAAYELLHERGMDDVLEDTLGRCLSALELGQSASQNFVKAIYEPFTQEEIAAKIADIVKPKDLTADLAIVYQTVSSLNKACPNNLGDWYFTGNYPTPGGNKVVNKAFVNFMKGVEIRAY, encoded by the coding sequence ATGTCTGACGCAATCAAACACGAGTGTGGTATAGCACTCATCCGTCTCCGAAAAGACTATCAGTACTATATTAATAAGTACGGCACACCCTTGTACGGTATTAATAAGCTTTACCTAATGATGGAAAAGCAAGTAAACCGAGGGCAAGATGGTGCAGGAGTAGCCAACATCAAAATTGATGTTCCCGCTGGGCATAGGTATATTAGCCGATACCGCTCCGTCGAACAAAATGCTGTAGCTGATATCTTTGGGAAAATTTACAAAAAGTTTCGTAAGGGTCTTAAAGACCACAAAGACAAAGGAAGAGATGCCAAATGGATTCAAGAGAATGTGGCGTTTTCTGGCGAAGTTTTCTTAGGGCATTTGCGTTATGGAACGCACGGCCAGAATGAAATAGAAAACTGCCACCCAATGTTAAGGCAAAACAACTGGAGAAGCCGAAATTTGGTTGTTGCTGGGAACTTTAACATGACCAACGTAGAGGAGCTATTTGATAAGCTCGTTTCGCTTGGACAACACCCCAAAGAAAAGGTAGACACTGTTACGGTAATGGAAAAAATAGGTCACTTTCTTGATGAAGAAAACCAACGCCAATTTGATTTCCATAAACACAGCTACGAAAATCCTGAATTGTCGGATGTAATAGAAGACAATATCGATTTACAAAGAGTTCTTCAACGTTCTTGTAGAGATTTTGACGGTGGATATGCCATGTGTGGTGTTACCGGACACGGTTCGGCCTTTGTGGCTCGTGACCCTTCGGGTATTCGCCCAGCTTATTGGTACGCCGACGACGAAGTGGTAGTGGTTGCTTCTGAAAAACAAGCTATCAAAACATCGTTCAACTGTAATTATGAGGACATACAGGAGGTTCAGCCAGGTCATGCACTGATTATCAACAAGCGTGGTGATTATGCTGAAAAGAAATTTATAGAACCGCTAGAAAAGAAATCATGTAGTTTTGAAAGAATTTATTTCTCTCGTGCTTCAGACCCCGATATTTATGCCGAACGTAAGCAATTAGGCCGTTTGGTAATCCCACAAGTACTCGAAGAGGTTAATTACGACCTAAAAAATACCGTATTTTCGTATATTCCAAATACTGCCGAAACAGCATTCTTAGGAATGATTGAAGGCTTGGAAGACTATTTGGCCAAAGAACGCAAGAAAGCTATTATGGAAGGCGGTCTTGCCGAAAAAGCTTTGGAAGAGTTATTGACTTTCCGCCCAAGGGTTGAAAAGTTGATTTCTAAAGACGTTAAGTTGCGTACCTTTATTACCAACGATGCCGACCGTAACGACATGGTGTCGCATGTTTATGATACAACGTATGAAGTAATCAAAAAAGGCGTAGACAATGTTGTATTGATCGATGACTCGATTGTGCGTGGTACAACCTTAGAGCGTTCTATTTTGAAGCTTTTAGATAAACTAGGCCCTAAAAAGATTGTGATTGTATCGTCTGCTCCACAAATTCGCTACCCAGACTGCTATGGTATCGATATGTCACGTATGAAAGACTTTGTGGCTTTCCGTGCAGCTTATGAGCTATTGCACGAGCGTGGTATGGACGATGTATTAGAGGATACCCTCGGACGTTGTTTGAGTGCCTTAGAGTTGGGACAATCGGCTTCACAAAACTTTGTAAAAGCTATTTATGAGCCATTTACACAAGAAGAAATCGCTGCTAAAATTGCTGATATAGTAAAACCTAAAGACCTAACCGCTGATTTGGCTATTGTGTATCAAACGGTATCTAGCTTGAACAAAGCTTGTCCAAATAATTTAGGTGATTGGTATTTCACTGGAAACTATCCAACTCCTGGAGGAAACAAGGTGGTTAATAAAGCCTTCGTAAACTTCATGAAAGGTGTTGAAATTAGAGCATATTAG